In a single window of the Bos javanicus breed banteng chromosome 16, ARS-OSU_banteng_1.0, whole genome shotgun sequence genome:
- the ATP6V1G3 gene encoding V-type proton ATPase subunit G 3 isoform X2: MTSQSQGIHQLLQAEKRAKDKLEEAKKRKVRRLRQAKEEAMAETDQYRMQRDEEFRQKQAKIMGSQSNVLEEIEVQTLGKIKELNASYSMSMEGVINELLSIICDVKPEIHVNYRIAA, from the exons ATGACCAGCCAGTCACAGGGGATCCACCAGCTCCTTCAGGCAGAGAAGAGAGCCAAGGACAAGCTCGAGGAAGCCAAGAAGA GAAAAGTCAGGCGACTGCGCCAAGCTAAGGAGGAAGCGATGGCGGAAACTGATCAGTACAGAATGCAGCGAGATGAGGAGTTTCGACAGAAACAGGCGAAG ATAATGGGCTCTCAGAGTAATGTcttagaagaaatagaagttCAAACCCTAGGGAAGATAAAAGAACTGAATGCAAGCTACAGCATGTCCATGGAAGGTGTGATCAATGAGCTTCTAAGCATCATCTGTGACGTGAAACCGGAAATCCATGTGAACTACAGAATCGCCGCCTAA
- the ATP6V1G3 gene encoding V-type proton ATPase subunit G 3 isoform X1 has product MGSIPAYRRSPGGGSNPSILARKNPWTEDPGRLTVHTVTKSQIRRKQLRRHPPHGKQTLDKNHQQKLKRHYQRKGNMLLDEQKDKGKVRRLRQAKEEAMAETDQYRMQRDEEFRQKQAKIMGSQSNVLEEIEVQTLGKIKELNASYSMSMEGVINELLSIICDVKPEIHVNYRIAA; this is encoded by the exons atgggttccatccctgcgtatagaagatcccctggaggaggatccaatcccagtatccttgcccggaaaaatccatggacagaggatcctggcaggcttacagtccacacggtcacaaagagtcagatacgacggAAGCAACTTCGCAGGCACCCACCACACGGTAAACAAACCCTTGAcaaaaaccatcaacaaaagcTTAAGAGACATtaccagagaaaaggaaatatgctGTTGGATGAGCAAAAGGATAAAG GAAAAGTCAGGCGACTGCGCCAAGCTAAGGAGGAAGCGATGGCGGAAACTGATCAGTACAGAATGCAGCGAGATGAGGAGTTTCGACAGAAACAGGCGAAG ATAATGGGCTCTCAGAGTAATGTcttagaagaaatagaagttCAAACCCTAGGGAAGATAAAAGAACTGAATGCAAGCTACAGCATGTCCATGGAAGGTGTGATCAATGAGCTTCTAAGCATCATCTGTGACGTGAAACCGGAAATCCATGTGAACTACAGAATCGCCGCCTAA